In one window of Polaromonas naphthalenivorans CJ2 DNA:
- a CDS encoding acetyl-CoA hydrolase/transferase family protein, whose product MSVQTLYQQKRMSAADAIGVVMNGDTVVVPTAVGEPPALLTALSDARREFRNVSVSQILPVRKYGYFDPDTTAHVRHVAYFFSGISRAGGQEGWTDFISANFSELPDLLNRKLIPADVVFSMASPMDEHGFFSLSLAPDYTMAAIAQARAVVLEVNPNVPFANGNCHIHVSQVTALTESEDALLEVGLPKIGPVQEAIGKYVADMIPDGATLQIGYGGIPDAVVMQLTHKHDLGVHTEMIGDGIMTLVEAGAVTNRKKNYLPGKMLATFALGSNKLYQFLHRNPAVEMHPVGFTNDPYLAGQNDNLHAINATMQIDFMGQCGSESLGFTPYSGTGGQTDFVRAANRSNGGKAFIVLPSTAKHDTISRIVPVLSPGTHVSTSKNDINYVVTEFGVAQLRGKTAQQRCEALIAIAHPDFRGELRDAAKRMKLL is encoded by the coding sequence ATGTCCGTACAGACCCTTTATCAGCAAAAACGCATGTCGGCCGCCGACGCCATTGGCGTCGTCATGAACGGCGACACGGTGGTGGTGCCCACCGCCGTGGGCGAGCCGCCGGCCCTGCTGACGGCGCTCTCGGATGCGCGCCGCGAGTTCCGCAACGTGAGCGTTTCGCAAATCCTGCCGGTGCGCAAGTACGGCTACTTTGACCCCGACACGACCGCGCATGTCCGCCATGTCGCCTACTTTTTCAGCGGCATCTCGCGCGCTGGCGGGCAGGAGGGCTGGACGGATTTCATTTCGGCCAATTTCTCCGAACTGCCGGACCTGCTCAATCGCAAGCTGATTCCGGCCGATGTGGTGTTTTCCATGGCGTCGCCGATGGACGAGCACGGCTTTTTCTCGCTGTCGCTGGCGCCCGACTACACCATGGCCGCAATCGCGCAGGCCCGGGCCGTGGTGCTGGAGGTCAACCCCAACGTGCCGTTTGCCAATGGCAACTGCCACATCCACGTCTCGCAGGTCACCGCGCTGACCGAAAGCGAGGACGCGCTGCTTGAAGTCGGGCTGCCCAAGATCGGCCCGGTGCAGGAAGCCATCGGCAAGTACGTCGCCGACATGATCCCGGACGGCGCGACGCTGCAGATCGGCTACGGCGGCATTCCCGACGCGGTGGTCATGCAGCTGACGCACAAGCACGACCTGGGCGTGCACACCGAAATGATCGGCGACGGCATCATGACGCTGGTCGAGGCCGGCGCCGTCACCAACCGCAAGAAGAATTATTTGCCCGGCAAGATGCTGGCGACCTTCGCCCTGGGTTCGAACAAGCTGTATCAGTTTTTGCACCGCAACCCAGCGGTCGAGATGCATCCGGTCGGCTTCACCAACGACCCCTACCTGGCCGGCCAGAACGACAACCTGCATGCCATCAATGCGACGATGCAGATCGACTTCATGGGCCAGTGCGGCTCGGAAAGCCTGGGGTTCACGCCGTATTCGGGCACCGGCGGGCAAACCGATTTCGTGCGCGCGGCGAATCGCTCGAACGGCGGCAAGGCCTTCATCGTGCTGCCCTCGACCGCCAAGCACGACACCATTTCGCGCATTGTGCCGGTGCTCTCGCCCGGCACGCATGTCAGCACCAGCAAGAACGACATCAACTACGTG
- a CDS encoding MoaD/ThiS family protein: protein MKITFKLFATLTDYLPLAARRGNLIELDVAPQATINQVIEPFGLPPKLVHLVLVNGRYIEPEKRLTTTLLEGDVLAIWPPIAGG, encoded by the coding sequence ATGAAGATCACCTTCAAGCTGTTCGCCACGCTGACCGACTATTTGCCACTGGCGGCGCGGCGCGGCAACCTCATCGAACTGGACGTGGCGCCCCAGGCCACCATCAACCAGGTCATCGAGCCCTTCGGCCTGCCGCCCAAGCTTGTCCACCTGGTGCTGGTCAACGGCCGCTACATCGAGCCCGAAAAGCGCCTGACCACCACGCTGCTAGAGGGCGACGTGCTGGCCATCTGGCCGCCGATTGCCGGCGGCTGA